In Sporichthyaceae bacterium, one genomic interval encodes:
- the ccrA gene encoding crotonyl-CoA carboxylase/reductase: MQQILDAIQAQDAAAVAACTVPKSYRAVTVHADETTMFAGLTTAEKDPRRSLHVEEVPTPELGPGEALVAVMASAINYNTVWTSIFEPLPTFGFLQRYGRLSELTKRHDLPYQVIGSDLAGVVLRTGPGVSKWKAGDRVVAHCLSVELEDAAGHDDTMLDPQQRIWGFETNFGGLADMALVKANQLMPKPEHLTWEEAACPGLVNSTAYRQLVSHNGANMKQGDVVLIWGASGGLGSYATQMALTGGAIPVCVVSSPEKAAIVRSMGADLVIDRSAEAFKFWKDEANQDVKEWQRLGARIRELTGGEDVDIVFEHPGRETFGASVYVTKRGGTIVTCASTSGFMHQYDNRYLWMHLKRILGSHFANYREAWEANRLIDKGLIHPTLSRVYPLTETGQATVDVHRNMHQGKVGVLCLAPEEGMGVTNPEKRARHETAINRFRNK, encoded by the coding sequence ATGCAGCAGATTCTGGATGCCATCCAGGCACAGGACGCCGCGGCCGTTGCCGCTTGCACCGTCCCGAAGTCATACCGTGCGGTCACCGTCCATGCGGACGAGACGACCATGTTCGCGGGCCTGACCACGGCCGAGAAGGACCCGCGCCGCAGCCTGCACGTCGAGGAGGTCCCGACCCCGGAACTCGGGCCGGGTGAGGCGCTGGTGGCCGTCATGGCCTCGGCGATCAACTACAACACGGTGTGGACCTCGATCTTCGAGCCGCTGCCCACGTTCGGATTCCTGCAGCGCTACGGCCGGCTTTCCGAGCTCACCAAGCGCCACGACCTGCCCTACCAGGTCATCGGTTCGGACCTGGCCGGCGTGGTGCTGCGCACCGGCCCGGGCGTGAGCAAGTGGAAGGCCGGCGACCGCGTCGTCGCGCACTGTCTGTCCGTCGAGCTCGAGGACGCCGCCGGGCACGACGACACGATGCTCGACCCCCAGCAGCGCATCTGGGGCTTCGAGACCAACTTCGGCGGCCTGGCCGACATGGCCCTGGTCAAGGCCAACCAGCTGATGCCGAAGCCGGAGCACCTGACCTGGGAGGAGGCCGCCTGCCCGGGCCTGGTCAACTCGACGGCCTACCGGCAGCTGGTCTCGCACAACGGCGCGAACATGAAGCAGGGCGACGTCGTGCTGATCTGGGGCGCGTCGGGCGGCCTGGGCTCCTACGCCACCCAGATGGCGTTGACCGGTGGCGCGATCCCGGTCTGCGTCGTCTCTTCTCCGGAGAAGGCCGCGATCGTGCGCTCGATGGGCGCCGATCTGGTCATCGACCGCTCCGCGGAGGCCTTCAAGTTCTGGAAGGACGAGGCGAACCAGGACGTCAAGGAGTGGCAGCGCCTCGGCGCCCGGATCCGCGAGCTGACCGGCGGTGAGGACGTCGACATCGTCTTCGAGCACCCCGGCCGGGAGACCTTCGGCGCCAGTGTCTACGTCACCAAGCGTGGCGGCACGATCGTCACGTGCGCATCCACCTCCGGGTTCATGCACCAGTACGACAACCGCTACCTGTGGATGCACCTCAAGCGCATCCTCGGCTCCCACTTCGCCAACTACCGTGAGGCCTGGGAAGCCAACCGGCTGATCGACAAGGGCCTGATCCACCCCACCCTCTCCAGGGTCTACCCCCTCACCGAGACCGGCCAGGCCACCGTCGATGTCCACCGCAACATGCACCAGGGCAAGGTCGGCGTGCTGTGCCTGGCGCCGGAAGAGGGCATGGGCGTCACCAACCCCGAGAAACGCGCCCGCCACGAAACAGCCATCAACCGGTTCCGCAACAAATGA